In Oryza brachyantha chromosome 1, ObraRS2, whole genome shotgun sequence, the following are encoded in one genomic region:
- the LOC121054739 gene encoding E3 ubiquitin-protein ligase SINA-like 2: METPSNGAMQRSSVATNATIDLEALDCTIIPSTPPPPPTIICGVGHVICSCCHGKLVDRIRCHLCNMDGGYNRCMAVEHILQSILVPCPNAAHGCTAKTAYHDGEGHADECPHAPCFCPEPGCGFAGGTAELLAHFTARHGWPLTVIRRNNRAVDLQLQEGRRVLHFLDVEGDGGHLFLLNVAPAGPAGVAVGTVLLVEPRVGATSTPAPPMFECHVAFYCRATGSRQSSEFAVRSTSLSDGLPVDSYAFVVPKVGQPPATASVVVSAFDVSRRRARSGDLRLRSN, translated from the exons ATGGAGACGCCGAGCAATGGTGCCATGCAGAGGAGCTCCGTCGCCACCAATGCCACCATCGACCTCGAAGCTCTCGACTGCACCATAATCCCctcaacccccccccccccccccaccatAATC TGTGGAGTTGGGCATGTCATCTGCTCGTGCTGCCATGGCAAGCTCGTCGACAGGATCAGGTGCCACCTCTGCAACATGGACGGCGGCTACAACCGCTGCATGGCCGTCGAGCACATCCTGCAGTCCATCTTGGTGCCCTGCCCCAACGCCGCCCACGGCTGCACCGCCAAGACGGCCTACCACGACGGCGAAGGGCACGCCGACGAGTGCCCGCACGCGCCGTGCTTCTGCCCCGAGCCCGGCTGCGGCTTCGCCGGCGGCACCGCCGAGCTGCTCGCCCACTTCACCGCCAGGCACGGCTGGCCGCTCACCGTCATCAGGCGCAACAACAGGGCGGTCGACCTCCAGCTGCAGGAAGGCAGGCGGGTCCTCCACTTCCTGGACGTCGAGGGGGACGGCGGCCACCTGTTCCTGCTCAACGTCGCACCGGCGGGCCCGGCCGGGGTCGCTGTCGGCACCGTGCTCCTCGTGGAGCCCCGCGTCGGCGCGACGTCGACACCCGCACCGCCCATGTTCGAGTGCCACGTCGCGTTCTACTGCCGCGCCACGGGCTCGCGGCAGTCGTCGGAGTTCGCGGTGAGGAGCACGAGCCTCTCCGACGGGTTGCCGGTGGACAGCTACGCGTTCGTGGTGCCCAAGGTTGGTCAGCCTCCCGCCACCGCcagcgtcgtcgtctccgcctTCGACGTCTCCAGGCGACGAGCACGCAGCGGTGATCTCAGGCTAAGGAGCAACTAG
- the LOC102701208 gene encoding heavy metal-associated isoprenylated plant protein 37, with amino-acid sequence MTKDEDFKLVKIQTHVLRVNIHCDGCKHKVKKLLQKIEGVYSVALDVDNHKVTVTGNVDSDTLIRKLTRGGKHAELWSQQKGGNNQGHKGSNNQQKQQQGQQQHQKQGANQSKDGNKNNNSLKDQGKQGGVGGLIQGLKAFKNQHSKNQLPELDSEDDDLYDDEDDEFDDDYEDDLRFLGDKMSQLGFLRQEAAAAAVANAKNKNGNTASVNNHQNNTNAKKGGGGGGGGNHHQNNHHQNQKTPNVINMAAANAKMGNGAQKNTGAINGMMGLNHGLGTAGAAGFQGYTGFNHPSSYASAGYGGLQQQQSNNLMASMQGYHHHPAATAAMMNNLRGLNNNMMMMHQPQQQPQMMYHRSPQISPYTAYYNPYSYYYHPGAAGYHPASNGDVETMFSDENTKGCVVM; translated from the exons ATGACCAAAGATGAGGATTTCAAGCTGGTCAAGATCCAg ACCCATGTACTGAGGGTGAACATACACTGTGATGGCTGTAAGCACAAGGTGAAGAAACTGCTTCAGAAGATCGAAG GTGTGTACTCGGTGGCATTGGATGTAGACAACCATAAGGTCACAGTGACTGGCAATGTGGACTCCGATACATTGATCAGGAAGCTCACCAGAGGGGGCAAGCATGCAGAGCTGTGGTCACAGCAGAAGGGTGGCAACAACCAGGGCCACAAGGGCAGCAACAaccagcagaagcagcagcaagggcagcagcagcatcagaaGCAAGGTGCCAACCAGAGCAAGGATGGCAACAAGAACAACAACAGCCTCAAGGACCAGGGCAAGCAAGGAGGTGTGGGAGGCCTCATCCAGGGCCTCAAGGCATTCAAGAACCAGCACAGCAAGAACCAGCTCCCTGAGCTCGACTCGGAGGATGACGATTTGTATGATGACGAAGATGACGAGTTTGACGATGACTATGAGGACGATCTCCGCTTCCTTGGGGACAAGATGAGCCAGCTTGGCTTCCTCCGGCAggaagctgcagctgcagcggtGGCCAATGCCAAGAACAAGAATGGCAACACTGCCAGCGTCAACAACCACCAAAACAACACCAACGCCAagaaaggcggcggcggcggtggaggtggaaATCACCATCAGAATAACCACCACCAGAACCAGAAGACCCCCAATGTGATCAACATGGCTGCAGCCAATGCGAAGATGGGCAATGGCGCCCAGAAGAACACTGGCGCCATCAATGGCATGATGGGCCTCAACCATGGCCTGGGAACAGCAGGTGCCGCCGGCTTCCAGGGCTACACCGGCTTCAACCACCCATCATCCTATGCTTCAGCCGGCTATGGAGGGCTTCAGCAACAGCAGAGCAACAACCTCATGGCAAGCATGCAGGGGTACCATCATCACCcagcggccacggcggcgatgaTGAACAATCTGAGGGGTCTGAATAACaacatgatgatgatgcatcAGCCCCAGCAGCAGCCCCAGATGATGTACCACCGGTCTCCTCAGATCAGCCCTTACACGGCCTACTACAACCCTTACAGCTACTACTACCACCCTGGCGCTGCCGGTTATCATCCCGCCAGCAATGGCGATGTGGAGACCATGTTCAGTGATGAGAATACCAAGGGTTGTGTTGTCATGTAG
- the LOC102700196 gene encoding uncharacterized protein LOC102700196 — MARRLLARHFLPHLRLGLAARCPGPLPALAITRCRSAGPCFALIGPPGGKRFFADDRSHYDLFGKRRPGDEEFRKAWQEHVDEEDCLWTGSEDDEEEENDTKLQREIKKVKRQAKENANLIDADDSDELRSICSESDVDDMALWSGSEDDDDDDIPTDAHPNERSDSYIDKVFEFDEAPKYRTISELLKAEKEPPELSPGKQARKLAVENALKKLKKGPDGRYINVFDVVTDIDILIGAFENIVSGPEYAELREGGPKKLNIQFFKDIQARMRDPNFKFSPELKLKPKSKLVPRKKWQKAQARKRKNERR; from the exons AtggctcgccgcctcctcgcgcgCCACTTCCTCCCGCatctccgcctcggcctcgccgcgcgGTGCCCCGGGCCTCTGCCGGCTCTGGCCATCACGCGCTGCCGCAGCGCCGGTCCTTGTTTCGCTCTGATTGGACCCCCCGGAG GGAAACGATTCTTTGCTGATGATCGCTCGCACTATGACCTGTTTGGTAAAAGAAGGCCAGGCGATGAAGAGTTTAGGAAAGCTTGGCAAGAGCATGTTGACGAGGAGGACTGCCTATGGACCGGTAGTGAGGAtgatgaggaggaagagaacGATACAAAATTGCAGAGGGAAATTAAAAAAGTGAAGAGACAAGCCAAGGAAAATGCAAATCTAATTGATGCTGATGACAGTGATGAATTAAGAAGTATATGCTCTGAGAGTGATGTAGACGATATGGCGCTCTGGAGTGGCAGTGAAgatgacgacgatgatgaCATTCCTACTGATGCACACCCCAATGAGCGCAGTGATTCTTATATAGACAAGGTGTTTGAATTTGATGAAGCACCTAAATATCGCACGATCTCAGAGTTGTTAAAAGCTGAGAAGGAGCCGCCAGAGCTCTCTCCAGGAAAGCAAGCAAGGAAGCTTGCTGTAGAAAATGCTCTGAAGAAGTTGAAGAAAGGGCCTGATGGACGCTACATTAATGTGTTTGATGTTGTCACTGATATAGATATCCTTATTGGTGCGTTTGAGAACATTGTTTCAGGACCAGAATACGCTGAGCTGCGGGAGGGTGGACCAAAGAAGCTTAATATACAGTTCTTTAAGGACATACAAGCACGCATGAGGGacccaaatttcaaattttctcCAGAGTTAAAACTAAAGCCCAAGAGTAAGTTAGTGCCTAGGAAAAAGTGGCAGAAAGCACAGGCAAGGAAGAGGAAAAATGAAAGACGTTGA